TCTACGCCACACCTGATGAAACACCCGCCTGGGCTATCTTTGATCATGTGGAAATGTGGCAGGAGAAATTTACAAAAGTGATATACCGCGACGTATCGCTCGACGACACAGAAACGCTGGATGACAGACAGTTCGAAGCGCAATACCACGGAGATATCGAAAAGTATAAACTACCGGCGGCTTACAAAGGCTTCTACAGCAAGCGCATTCCCGCATTTAACAAATGGGAACTCGAAACGGTAATTGTGGATACTCCCGTTAAATCATTCAACGAGATATTTACCGAAAAGAACGCGCAGCTGTTCTCCGTTTTACAGCAAAACATGGCCGATAAGCATACCGCACAGGCGATCGCTGATGGCCACATCCCGGTGAAATCGTTCGACTTCGATGGTGTGAAACATGTAAAGGAAGATGCGATCGTTGTTGTCGGGCAAATTGATAAGGACATTGCGGCGCTGGAAACGGAAATTGACTGGAACGACCAACTCGCGTTTATGCACTTCTACCAGCAACAACCATCGCTAAAGGAAGATTACGCGCGTATAATTGATATGAGTAAAGACCACGCAGCTTTTGTAGATGCGATGACGGCGATGATGGAAATGGTAAGACCGTTTTACCAGGAGCGCCTCACCTTCGACGTAATCGAGATCCGTATAAAAGATTTAAAGAAAGATCTGGAACCACCGTTGAAAGACGCCCTTCGTAAGATCGTAATCACCGACGACGCACTGGACAAAAAACGGAACGACTATCTGGCCAGCGACTATGTATACTTTGCAAACGAGGCGTTTAAGAACGACGAGTTAAACCACATGATCGAACTGGCGCGCGAGGTGAGTGAATTGTGGGACGAGCAGTTACATATGTCGTACAAGACGCTACTGATAAAGCAGCTGAAACCGGTGGAAGCGTGATCCGCTTATACCCACTCTTTCGTCGCCTCCACCAATAACGCAATCGTATCGGTTTTACCGGCTTTGAAGGAATGGTCAGCCCCTTCCAGCTTTACCAATGTTGTCTTTTTTAATGACTTACATACCGGCTCGATAAGATCCCAGGTGGCCAGGGTATCACGTGTACCTTGCAGGAACAACATAGGCACTTTTACTTCTTTCAGATGTTCGGCGCGGTCGGTAGAAGGTTTACCGGCTGCGTGTAACGGAAACCCATAGAAGATAAGGCCTTCCACGTCGGTGCGGTGATTGGTGGCCATGTATTGTGACGACATCCGTCCGCCGAAAGACTTGCCGGCAACGAATAACGGTAACGAGGGATATAGTTCGCGGGCTTTATCGATAGCGGCCGCTATGGTTTGATGAGCGACTGCCGGTGTATCGGGGCGTTTCTTTTGTTGTTCAGAAAACGGAAAATTGAAACGCAAAGTGCCGATACCGGCAGCAGCCAGGGCTTCCGACAGATTATTCATAAACGAGTGTTCCATCCCTGCTCCGGCACCATGCGCCAATGTCAGGATCGCTCTTGCTTTGGGAGGAACGATCGCGATGGCGGACACGCTGCCGATGGTGGGAGAAACTTTTATCTTTAACGCCTTGGCTTTCATCTGTTCATCTATTTAAAAACGAATATAGGACATTCGGTGATGTTTTGTTTAGTCGACTCTTACAGACACCGTCGGTTCCTCACCGCCTTTGGTAGTCGCGGGAACAAAGCCGTCAAAGAGCAAGGCCATTATCTCCATCCAGCCATTCCCTCATCCTGTAGGCCAATTCCCACACTTGGGCGGGCAGGGCTTTTTACCTTGCAGGCTTATGCTGATTTTACCTGCCTAAACTGCAACAAACCATGTCCCAAAAAATCGTCCTCGTTACGGGCGCTAACCGTGGGTTAGGCCTTGAAACCGCGCGGCAGCTGGCTGCGCTGGGGCACATCGTTTACCTTGGAAGCCGCGATGTGCAGAAAGGCCGGCAGGCTGCCGGTAAAATCGATAGTAAACAAGTATTTACATTACAGGTGGACCTCAATGATCCCGACACCTTCCACGCGGCATCCGCCACTATTGAGGCACAACATGGCCGGCTGGATGTGCTGATCAACAACGCCGGTGTGATGCTTGAAGAAGACATCATGAGCGACTCCACCGCCAACGTTAATCCCGGTGTGCTACGAAACTCGTTCGTGACCAACTTCTTCGGCACCGTGGAACTGACCAACACCCTGTTGCCCCTGTTATTA
This genomic interval from Chitinophaga horti contains the following:
- a CDS encoding alpha/beta hydrolase family protein, yielding MKAKALKIKVSPTIGSVSAIAIVPPKARAILTLAHGAGAGMEHSFMNNLSEALAAAGIGTLRFNFPFSEQQKKRPDTPAVAHQTIAAAIDKARELYPSLPLFVAGKSFGGRMSSQYMATNHRTDVEGLIFYGFPLHAAGKPSTDRAEHLKEVKVPMLFLQGTRDTLATWDLIEPVCKSLKKTTLVKLEGADHSFKAGKTDTIALLVEATKEWV
- a CDS encoding SDR family oxidoreductase, which encodes MSQKIVLVTGANRGLGLETARQLAALGHIVYLGSRDVQKGRQAAGKIDSKQVFTLQVDLNDPDTFHAASATIEAQHGRLDVLINNAGVMLEEDIMSDSTANVNPGVLRNSFVTNFFGTVELTNTLLPLLLRSQAPRIVNLSSNVGSLTMHAQGAPLMKTFAYNSSKTALNSYTVHLANAYGSTPLKVNSAHPGWLKTDMGTSYAPMEVAEGVETVLWLATLPADGPSGGFFHKQERIDW